A window from Bufo bufo chromosome 1, aBufBuf1.1, whole genome shotgun sequence encodes these proteins:
- the LOC120988421 gene encoding uncharacterized protein LOC120988421, with protein sequence MAMEEFNTFIKSQVDDIDSIEAYVNIKRFAKVTEKKVLNYLEDEVGILDKYAISEIASEYKKSVDVIQDIDFKEIQLLHIIGLHFQRLKEKLKVIVQDSNQRRCPNKQGADSCGLMVQTYINCQTCAEEKVVCAGGPPKNQDYLERCSCLCTSNRCFDLKTGRSCSPCKDHKSHLAETVNCGEINIKIPEYEELILDCTFEWYARLEDTYNNLLTLPREHNPKITREPYLVIKGVQMGDSGRYTCTTILDSEVPVSKITYNVAVISESEQATKKYHPRPTLPDVLDITAPEPPLLEELQNNNASLIAISVAGSVTIMLIAGICICMFWRKMKSREPLEKEPV encoded by the exons ATGGCTatggaagaattcaacacctttaTCAAAAGCCAAGTCGATGACATTGACTCAATAGAAGCCTATGTCAACATCAAGCGGTTTGCCAAAGTCACCGAGAAAAAGGTCCTGAACTACCTTGAGGATGAAGTCGGCATACTGG ATAAATATGCTATATCCGAAATTGCGTCTGaatataaaaaatctgtggaCGTCATCCAGGATATAGATTTTAAGG AGATCCAGCTTCTTCACATCATTGGACTCCATTTCCAGCGACTCAAAGAAAAGCTCAAGGTTATCGTCCAGGACTCAAACCAAC GGAGGTGTCCAAATAAACAAG GTGCAGACAGCTGTG GATTAATGGTGCAAACCTACATCAACTGTCAGACCTGCGCCGAGGAGAAGGTTGTCTGCGCCGGGGGCCCTCCAAAAAATCAAG ACTACTTGGAGAGATGCAGCTGCCTGTGCACCTCCAACAGATGTTTCG ATCTGAAAACTGGACGGTCCTGCTCTCCATGTAAAGATCACAAGTCTCACCTGGCAGAGACTGTAAACTGTGGAG AGataaatataaaaatcccagaatATGAAGAACTAATTCTGGACTGTACTTTTGAATGGTACGCAAGGCTGGAGGACACCTataacaacctgttaaccctg CCTCGTGAACACAATCCCAAAATCACCCGGGAGCCCTATCTAGTGATCAAGGGCGTACAGATGGGGGACTCCGGACGGTACACGTGTACCACCATCCTGGACTCTGAGGTGCCAGTGAGTAAGATCACCTATAACGTGGCAG TTATCAGCGAATCGGAACAGGCGACAAAAAAATACCATCCTCGCCCTACACTTCCTGATGTGCTTGACATCACAGCGCCTGAGCCGCCACTTCTAGAGGAGCTACAGAACAACAATGCTTCCCTCATAGCAATATCTGTGGCCGGCTCCGTCACCATCATGCTGATCGCTGGCATATG cATCTGCATGTTCTGGAGGAAAATGAAATCTAGAGAGCCTCTGGAAAAAGAGCCAGTGTGA